The DNA sequence CCATTTTACACAACTACCCTAAAGCCTCCAGCCATGTCGCCATGTGTGCAATTATTTCCATTAACAACCATCTACGTTACatatatatccaatgagacataCCTCTTGCCACAAAGATACTACTCAGGGATTCCACACCCAGGACCAGTCAGGCAGTGGGCAAAAAATGCCCATCTCTGCCCCTCACACCGGTCGGTCTCCTCTCCTCCAGATCAAGCCCGGTCACCCTGAAAGTGACTCGTCGTCGTCCATGTAATCCTTCGAGACAGTTCTGCCTCTGTATCAGCACTCAGCCCCGTTCAGCTTTTGTATGGCAATCTCAGTTGTCGAAGAGTGACTTCCGACAGAGAGACCGTGAGCGACCACTTGGAGAACTAAAACACCGCAAAATGGGAAAGTAANNNNNNNNNNNNNNNNNNNNNNNNNNNNNNNNNNGCTGGAccacaattttccttgaattNNNNNNNNGCCCCGGATGGCTGAGGAAGGCGGAGCCCAGAGCACAAGAGAGGCGAGACAGGGGGGGGTtgaaaatctttcaaaatcgGCAATTCATGCTGAGTCAGCTGTCGTTTACCGTACAAAGAAGTCGATGGAGAGTTGGGTCCAGAAAGGCCGGATGGCTCGGCCTTTAAAGCGTCTTCAAATTAAGAATATAGAGGGATATAGGGTGGAAGATCAGGCAGGGCCGAAGGAGAGTGATGACCATTGTAGTGTAGATTAAGTTATTATGAACGCACTGTACCTGAAAGTGAGGCTGGGGGGTCTAGAAACGAGGATGAATGCCCTAGAGCAGAGCATCAAGCTCGACACACAAATgtacagggtggaccgaaATTAGGTGCCCCTTGAAAAGCTGGACTTGATCAGATGGAGACGGCGCTGACCCTACATGAACCATCTTCGTACTAACTAACGTACATTTTGTAGCCCGATTTCaatcctcaaccaggttttcAGCAGGCCTTCTTACATTTCTTTCCGCCCTTAATGCGAATCGACCTGCCAGAACTGGTAAAAtagcctgattttttttcgtttcttatTCAGAAAGAATTCAGTTTGAAAATCGGAAAAAATGACTTCCGGTTAGGAAAACCCTTTATTTTTGACTCTTTTCAATTCTCAAAAGAAGTGTTTCCCAAGGGACCaatggatattttttgttttgacacGTACCCTCCATCAATTGGGTCCAAAAATGTGTGGTAGCCAACATTTATGGTTACAGTTTTATAGAAGGATACTAAGGTCCAGAGATCAACTACATACATCACTACAACTAtatgacatctcagtttctgatgagatgctcactggttcttgctcctgttttctcgtacttgatgcgttgcatcttggattcttttttatttttcaaatttttagatagcattcctgatcaatcctatattcaaggactagctcggtctgccaactcaaattcgttggtagaccaaatatcatacaaagattgaaaggtgataaatagacgaattataacctttcattttcatagtactggggataaACATTCGCTGTAGCGGGTAGaaaagccgtgaaaaaacaaaccaagaaaataaATACCCTAAGAAGAGGGTATCAAGGTGATAAAGTATGCATATGATACACTTGGAACCACTCTAGAGTTTTTTTCGGACCCGCACCCCTTCCAAGAAAAAACCAAGACCAAGAGCACTTCAATTTTACTTAGCATTATACTTTGAAGGGTTGTGCATCGACCTAAAATTGGCCAACTAATATGAACTAGTTATTAATTAAGATTATTGACGAATTCTTTGAAGTACTCAATGGAGCACAACTGATCCATGAATATTGATCCAAATTCTTAAAACTAGACATGCTCAAGCCAACCCAAATAAAGCAGAGGACACTAAAGAGCATTAATCAGTTGTTGGATTGGCATGAAAGTAATCCAGTTAATCTAgttattcattgttttagaACTTTATGCCCTAATGTGTCAATGACCATATTCTTTTTGCTTAAACACCTCAAGATCCAAGGTGTACAACGAAATATGGCGGGTTGACCATGAGGTACTAAATTTGGGGCTGATCCTTTACTGATAAGactttggcaaaaatatgaaattgatagaatacaaaaaaactaTACTTATGAACATATCGGTCTTTCTAGCCATTTTGAAAGCCAGTTAAACCATTGCATGCGTCTGGTAATGCTAGTTTgacataaaatggaaaaaaaatggaaaatattccCTGAAATAGTCCCCAGGAATAGATATAGCTCAACCGTTCCTTTGTAATGTTGGTCCAGCCCTAAGATTTACGAGACCTATCGGTCCTATATCATTGGTTATGTAGTCAACCTAAAGTGGACTAGGTATGACTAACTCGGGGCGAGACATCAGTTCTAGATCAGAGCATTGAGTTCCGTTTTCAGGGACGAGTTTATTTTAAAATCAAGCCTCCACTGCCCCTTCATCTTCAATCAATTAAACTCATGGCAAATTGGCTCTTTTTTCGTGTAGCGAGAGCGACCTGTCCACGGCCATTTTGAAGCGAAAGGATCGCCCGAACCGTCTCATTGTGGAAGATGCCACCACGGACGACAACACGGTCGTGGGGCTCTCCCAAAAGAAGATGGACGAGCTCAACTTGTTCCGCGGCGACACGGTCTTGCTCAAGGGCAAGAAGCGCAAAGAGACCGCATGCATCGTCCTCCAAGACGAGACTGTCACCGACGAAAAGGTATGTATAGTAGGACCAGAGTCATGGTACTGGTTCCTCATTGTTTTTCATGCGTTCCGTATGTTTAGGTCCGCATGCATCGCGTCGTCCGGAACAACCTCCGCGTTCGCTTAGGTGATGTGGTAGCCATTCAAGAGTGTCCGGATGCCAAATACGGCAAGCGCATCCATGTTTTGCCCATCGACGACACCATCGAAGGACTCACGGGCAATTGGTTCGAGGTCTACCTCAAGCCCTACTTCCTTGAGGCCTACCGACCGGTCCACAAAGGCGACATCTTCAAGGTCCGTGGCGGCATGAGAGCTGTCGAGTTTAAGGTGATCGAGACGGATCCCGCGCCCTTCTGTATTGTGGCCCCGGACACGCTCATTCATTGCGATGGCGAACCCGTCAAGcgcgaagaggaggaggactcGCTCAACGCCATCGGCTACGACGATGTGGGCGGGTGCCGCAAGCAATTGGCTCAAATCAAAGAGATGGTCGAACTGCCCCTTCGGCATCCTTCTCTGTTCAAGGCCATCGGAGTGAAGCCACCCCGCGGTATCCTCATGTACGGACCTCCGGGCACGGGTAAGACCCTGTTGGCCCGAGCCGTGGCCAACGAGACCGgagccttcttctttttgatcaaCGGACCAGAAATCATGTCCAAGTTGGCGGGAGAATCCGAATCCAACCTCAGGAAAGCCTTCGAAGAGGCCGAGAAGAACTCGCccgccatcatcttcatcgacGAGTTGGACGCCATTGCGCCCAAACGAGAGAAGACCCATGGCGAAGTGGAACGACGCATCGTGTCCCAATTGCTTACCCTGATGGATGGACTCAAGCAGAGATCCCACGTGGTGGTCATGGCCGCTACCAACCGTCCCAATTCCATTGATCCGGCCCTCCGACGATTCGGTCGCTTCGATCGTGAAGTGGATATTGGCATCCCCGACGCCGTTGGACGACTCGAGATCCTTCGAATTCACACCAAAAACATGAAGCTGGCCGATGACCTCGATTTGGACCAGGTAATTATTTGGGAGAATCCTTAAATTTGCGACGACTTATGGGTTTTGATCACATGGGATTGCATTCCGATAGGTTGCCGCCGAGACGCACGGTCACGTGGGTGCGGATTTGGCCGCACTCTGCTCTGAGGCAGCCCTGCAACAAATTCGAGAGAAAATGGATCTTATCGACTTGGAGGACGAGACGATCGACGCCGAGGTCTTGAACTCGCTAGCCGTGACCATGGAGAACTTCCGCTTTGCCATGGCCAAATCCACGCCGTCGGCCATCCGTGAAACCGTTGTGGAGACGCCCAATGTCAGTTGGGACGATATTGGAGGCCTGCAAAAGGTCAAGCTAGAGCTTCAGGAGCTGGTGCAATACCCTGTGGAGCACCCCGAGAAGTTCTTGAAGTTTGGAATGCAGCCTTCGCGTGGTGTGCTCTTCTACGGACCCCCTGGATGTGGTAAGACCTTGCTCGCCAAGGCCATTGCCAACGAGTGCCAGGCCAATTTCATCTCCATCAAGGGACCCGAACTTTTGACCATGTGGTTCGGTGAGAGCGAGGCTAACGTGCGGGACATTTTCGACAA is a window from the Tigriopus californicus strain San Diego chromosome 2, Tcal_SD_v2.1, whole genome shotgun sequence genome containing:
- the LOC131891397 gene encoding transitional endoplasmic reticulum ATPase-like isoform X1; this encodes MGNESDLSTAILKRKDRPNRLIVEDATTDDNTVVGLSQKKMDELNLFRGDTVLLKGKKRKETACIVLQDETVTDEKVRMHRVVRNNLRVRLGDVVAIQECPDAKYGKRIHVLPIDDTIEGLTGNWFEVYLKPYFLEAYRPVHKGDIFKVRGGMRAVEFKVIETDPAPFCIVAPDTLIHCDGEPVKREEEEDSLNAIGYDDVGGCRKQLAQIKEMVELPLRHPSLFKAIGVKPPRGILMYGPPGTGKTLLARAVANETGAFFFLINGPEIMSKLAGESESNLRKAFEEAEKNSPAIIFIDELDAIAPKREKTHGEVERRIVSQLLTLMDGLKQRSHVVVMAATNRPNSIDPALRRFGRFDREVDIGIPDAVGRLEILRIHTKNMKLADDLDLDQVAAETHGHVGADLAALCSEAALQQIREKMDLIDLEDETIDAEVLNSLAVTMENFRFAMAKSTPSAIRETVVETPNVSWDDIGGLQKVKLELQELVQYPVEHPEKFLKFGMQPSRGVLFYGPPGCGKTLLAKAIANECQANFISIKGPELLTMWFGESEANVRDIFDKARSAAPCVLFFDELDSIAKSRGGSSGDAGGAADRVINQILTEMDGMGAKKNVFIIGATNRPDIIDGAILRPGRLDQLIYIPLPDEESRLSILKANLRKTPIAKDVDLNFLARMTKGFSGADLTEICQRACKLAIRENIEHDIKKERERQAAANRKGSKWVKGGGNMDVDEDEISEVSKKHFEEAMRFARRSVSDQDIKKYEMFSQTLQQSRGFGQNFRFPDSAGGQPGGGQPTGGAFEEEGDDDLYN
- the LOC131891397 gene encoding transitional endoplasmic reticulum ATPase-like isoform X2: MGNESDLSTAILKRKDRPNRLIVEDATTDDNTVVGLSQKKMDELNLFRGDTVLLKGKKRKETACIVLQDETVTDEKVRMHRVVRNNLRVRLGDVVAIQECPDAKYGKRIHVLPIDDTIEGLTGNWFEVYLKPYFLEAYRPVHKGDIFKVRGGMRAVEFKVIETDPAPFCIVAPDTLIHCDGEPVKREEEEDSLNAIGYDDVGGCRKQLAQIKEMVELPLRHPSLFKAIGVKPPRGILMYGPPGTGKTLLARAVANETGAFFFLINGPEIMSKLAGESESNLRKAFEEAEKNSPAIIFIDELDAIAPKREKTHGEVERRIVSQLLTLMDGLKQRSHVVVMAATNRPNSIDPALRRFGRFDREVDIGIPDAVGRLEILRIHTKNMKLADDLDLDQVAAETHGHVGADLAALCSEAALQQIREKMDLIDLEDETIDAEVLNSLAVTMENFRFAMAKSTPSAIRETVVETPNVSWDDIGGLQKVKLELQELVQYPVEHPEKFLKFGMQPSRGVLFYGPPGCGKTLLAKAIANECQANFISIKGPELLTMWFGESEANVRDIFDKARSAAPCVLFFDELDSIAKSRGGSSGDAGGAADRVINQILTEMDGMGAKKNVFIIGATNRPDIIDGAILRPGRLDQLIYIPLPDEESRLSILKANLRKTPIAKDVDLNFLARMTKGFSGADLTEICQRACKLAIRENIEHDIKKERERQAAGGNMDVDEDEISEVSKKHFEEAMRFARRSVSDQDIKKYEMFSQTLQQSRGFGQNFRFPDSAGGQPGGGQPTGGAFEEEGDDDLYN